Sequence from the Rutidosis leptorrhynchoides isolate AG116_Rl617_1_P2 chromosome 3, CSIRO_AGI_Rlap_v1, whole genome shotgun sequence genome:
tgatataggttcgtgaatccgagaccaaccaaaCACTTATTcattgatgtcatatgtatttttactacaaaatacattatgtgagtttcatttgctccctttttaaatgcttttgcaatataaaattttgggactgagaatacatgcgctgcttttataattgttttacagaatagacacaagtacttaaaatttacattctatggttggattattaaaccgaatatcgcccttcaagtctggtaacctaagaatttagggaaatggcccatgattgacgcgaatcctaaagttagatctatggaccttgacaagtcccattcggggtacgaatgctttagtacttcgagattattattatacagacgagaggttctgtttggggatattctatgcattaaagttaacgtcggttaccaggtgttcaatccatatgaatgatttttatctctatgccgtgcgaaatgcctgatatgagattaagtttatgataaattggaatatgaaatcttgtggtctattaaaatattgaaatggttgttacgataaactaatgaactcaccaaccttttggttgacactttaaagcatgtttattctcaggtatgaaagaaatcttccgctgtgcatttgctcattttagagatattactgggagtcattcatggcatatttcaaaatacgttgcattcgagtcgttgagttcatcaagaatattattaagtcatttatagttggatatattatgaaatggtatgcatgctgtcaactttcgatgtgatgaaagtttgtctttaaaaaaaaacgaatgcaatgtttgtaaaatgtatcatatagaggtcaagtacctagcgatgtaaccaaatgtaatatattcgtccagatggattaggacgggtcgtttcacaaaCCACGTGCTGCGATATTTAGTCTTTGCTTCCATGTTAATGGAGACCTAGAATGCTCAACCGTATTTAGCTACTTATCGAGGCTTCCGCGATGGGCATTATTAGTCTTGGGCGTTCAAAATGGTGAAGTTTTTGTGGTCAGCATAAATTTAGAAGATTATTAGTAGTAACGATATATCGTACGAGCGACGAATGACATCATAATTATAAAGCTTTCGTTAAAAATAATAACGACACTTGGTTAGGTCCTTCTTTTAATAACAATACTAGATGGAATTCTACATGTATTATGTTTGAAAATATTGTACGACAAAAAGATACGTTAATCGCTTTTGATAATAGAGTACTTAGAAATGGATATTCCGAAACCACGTATGAGATGACTTGGAAACACTAacaagttttttacaagtttttaaagagCTAACGGCAAAATTATCGGGTGTTTATTACCAAACTAGCTCActaattttaaagaaattttatttaATGACGAAAAATATGCGATTTTGCAAActcaaataatattatttttagacAAACGGTTTTTCATATAagccaaaaactaaaaaaaaaaaatttgcaaaaAATACCTAGGGTTTTTTTATGTGCGACCCCACTTGACCCACGAATAAATTCTAATGGGGTAGAACTTATGGATGACAACAATATACCAAAATTTGAATTGTACGTATGGTCTCAACGACGACGAACCCACCTATGTAAATAACCAAACACACGAATTTAATGCAGTTTGAACTTCGAATCCCGACCCTAAAGGGTTTCCCGGATGGCATAGTACGGGTGAGTACAGGTGTTAAAACAGGGTCCCGCCCGAGTTCCCAGCCGACGAACCCTTTATAATAAGGACATCGCTGTTTGGCAGCAACATGTCCCCCATGGCACGTGGGAATGACATAGTATCCATTTCCCATTGCGGCCCTGGGTCAGAAATTTTCATTCGGCCACATGAGTAGCTAGAGAGTTTCATCAAATATATCATCATTTGCATGAATGACTGACCGACAGTTTTGGTGTTACCATTTTTGACCAAACTGTTCATCTTTTCAAAGGCCCCAAGACCTTAATATAAGTCTTTTTAACCGATTACGTGAAGACGCTTCGAAGCGTGCACGAACATCGAcacccacaagcgagttgggaAATTAAAGATTGGAAACTTTGCACTAAAAATGAATCCATACATAGTTGAAACCTTGACGTTTTGACTTGGTGGAAATCAAAAGAAGACATAGACACATCCAATGTTATCCATTATGGCTCATGACTTATTTGTCGTCCAAGCCTCAACCATAGCTTATGAAACGGCCTTTTCTTTAAGTGGTCGAGTTATATCAGATAGAGGGTCAAGACTTACCCCCAAAGCCGTTGAAGTATGCGTATGTTTGAATGATTATTTGGTACGAGTAGAAAAGATACAAGATCAAACGTCATTAGAATATCCGTTAGATAATGATGTTGAATATTATATAGAAATGGAATAAAATGGATCCGAATTATCACATTCATCAACCGAATTGTATGAAGGTATCTCATTGTGATGGATGAATATATAACAAATTACCAACAAATGTTTTTAGCCGATTTGGTTAATGACCCCGAGTCTGAAGAATATGAACGAACTAACACACGGCGAAGCTCATTTGATGAGTAAAGTATAAAGGGTGATGTCAATGCCGAAGCTTAAAATGTATTAGCTTTTGTATACATTATAATTGTATCATTCAAATAAGTGTtgttatgtatattatttatagTGCTAATCAGCGTTGTAAAAaatccgattactcgccgattaatcatttttatgagcaatccgttccgattttcaaaaatccgtttaattaaacggccaacgtcaattgatggatcaaaatggaatttggtaatcaaagtcagtcaaagttaaaaatgattaatattttaacatgaatttaaactagaattttatagttttgaagcaaaatgaacaattttagacaattatgttaaaaattatttttatatttaattttttttttctatagtttcacatataattttaaagattttaatatttaaatgtatacagtaatctccgattaatccccgaatagcgaattttgcaaccttggtgcTAAtccttataaaaaaaaatgttgttatttatattatttgcATTAAGCGTTATAACTTTtgtttatattgaaaatattattgTTGTTCAAATGTTAAATAACCGAACTGGTAGAAATATAACCGAAAAAATCGACTCCGAGTCCGAAAAAATTCTGTAAAAACCGGTAGATAACTGAAAAAACCGATTCCGCAAACCGGAACCGATTCCGCAAACCGGAACCGATTCCGGAAACTGGAAACGGAATCGATTCCGGCAAACAAcggattttttttctgtttttttttgtcCGGATCCACTTTTTTGTCCGATTTGTGCACCTCTAAAATAACCTATCAACTTTAAGATCGTAAGATAAGTCGTGGGGTGAGACTATTTGTAAACATTCGTGATATGTGTTTATTTGACTTAAAAAATATGGCATTCGTTTCAAACTAACTTATTCATCACAACGTAACACAGTCGAAACACGCTGATACTTGGTTCTACTTTGGCCGAAACTCTAAGCCGCATACTATAAGCCCTGACATTGTTCCCTCATAAGCTATGAGTTGCAAGTTCATAGGAATTTTAACCTTTCCATGCTTATTCTTTGAGTTGAAGTTCCACACCATAACTTCCATCCACCCATCTTTCCTCTGTTCTGGAACCCAATTAGCATAATCACGTTGATTCAATGGAGCTGGGGatctcaaataaataaatttagtcGGCTTGTTTTTCTTATGGAGTATATCCCGTACTTTCACGGGACTAAACAGCCCCCGACATTTATCTGAAAGCTTGAACACAAGGTAACATGCATATTCTGTAAACGGACAGCTTCTCAATTTCAATCTTGTACTTGATCCTAAGAACTTGCTCTCGTAGAAGCTCCGTCACATCTTGAAATCTGTATGTTCAGTATTTCACGAGTTTACAAAATTTTTTAAGGACAATATAATATCTTCTTAATAGATAAGATGGTGCATACGAGAGATGAACTTTGTGTCCTACACTTGCAGCATTAGATAATTATCAGATAACTTATGAGAATGAGATTAAAAGTTATGAACTGTAGTTGAATTTGAGCAAGTTAGCTTCATCTAAATGTACTGAAAATTGTTAAAATTAACGCCATCCACGGGGATTATATATTGCAGCACGTACTTAATGAAATTAGATGACCAGGCTTCTTATCATTTGCATTAGCATTGTGTGAGGCTAATTATTTTTTGGAACAACAAACACACACGCCCTTTTTGTCCACGACCGGACTCGAACTCACTACCAAAAATATTGTTTAATTTTCTTTTTATTCTTAAATTTTATTTATGGGAACCCATACTAAAGAGTTCAATTGGGTGAGGCAAAAAAGCAAACCTTGATTCCTCTGAGGTTTCAAAGCGTAAGAACTTCACTCCAGGAGTGTTGTACAAAAACTCCTTTGCAGAAAGCATACGATGTTCCTTCACGTTCTCTCCGCTAAGCGATGATGACTGTTCAACATATAATaagataattaataattaataccgATGCTACAAGGAATAGTTTAGATCTTCAACGGATAATACTGCTGGTTAGAAGTAAGAGAAGGACCTTTTCTCCATCGAAATTATCCTCAGACTTCTTGTCAGTTGACAATGATTGCCTCTGATTAATGTTCAGTTTTGATTTTAGAACTTGTTGGACCCCCTTTAATTTCTCGTTTTCTTTCCGATTTACctgaaaataaaatttaaaatgcattttTTGATAGTTGTAATATACAAAGTGAATTTGGTGCAAATGCATTGACTCTATTGAGCACCATtccgaataaaaaaaaaattataatggaaaccaAAGAGTATTTTGAGGCGTACCTTGTCAATTGCTTTAAACTCGATGCCTTGAACATAAATGGAACGGCTTTCACAATAGCATCGTGAGAAGCTTTCTAGCAAAACCTCAAATACGGTATCTTGTTTCTGCTTCAAGAAGTGGCACAATTCAATCGTCATCCACCCACTGTTATCATCTCTTTGTGTTGCAAAATATGAATGTAATGTTTTATCCCCCATTTTGTACTTGAGGTTCACATACGTGAGTTTTCTAGAAACTATTATTGGATCGCAGAATTTGAAAACCAAACGGACCCCATAAGTAACATCTGAAGATAAAACTTTAGTATCTATCTTTATTTGGATCTTCAAATTTGATATATCCATCATCTTCGCCACTCTAGGAAATCTGCATGAAATTACAAACTTCTAAAAACTAAGCATCATCTTTTCTCTCCTTAAAAGATAcacttaaaaaaagaaaaaaaaaggtatACTGTAGATGTATATGGAGGCAGAGGGACCTTGTAATGGACTGTTGTGTATATCTGCACTTATGTGACACATGGTCTCCATATGAAAACGTTGTTGCTGATATCAATACATTAACTTTTCCAGTACTGCTAAGTGAAAGCCACTGTTGCACATATGACATAACATAAGAAAACATAGTTGTAAGTTCATTTATAACTTTAGTACTAAGAATCATACCaacatttaaaaaaatttcaaccagCCCAATATATCATAGCCCATGAAAAATTATACCTGGCAAATGGGGCCGGTTTGGGcaacgggtcaaaatggttttaaattgaaatgggtcatgggtcaaacgggtcaaaTTTTTAAACGTGTTCAACTGGGTTAGGTTGGGTCGGGTCgggatgaatgttatcatttatttcttcgagcgatttcccgccaaaataataacattcgtcacaaagtgtcttttttaaatgttcatattttttatgtgatcttaatgtttgaaaaataaaattaaaaacaaaaaaacaaaaaacaaaaaattacttcccctcaaaaaagtgcttccctcttgatgatgaccctatatatatatatatatatatatatatatatatatatatatatatatatatatatatatatacatatatatatatatatatatatatatatatatatatatatcttttttagAGATCAAGGGATAACTGATAAGCATCTTTTTGGGGATAAGGGATAactaaattgttattttttataatattaaaagtagagtttaaaattcatattttttaatttatttatggGGTTGGtattcattgtgtagattcagaaaaaaaataaaaaagtaaaaatatttttttacagcaCATTAACATACATCATCAGCTGTATGTTAACAAATTAACATACCCTAATagttaaaccctaatttttaaccctaatttctaaaccctaattactaaaccctaatttttaaaccctaaaaaaaaactcagaagcataatattacatatgatgcatgttttcatttttctcttcgagcgttttcccgccaaaataataacattcatcacaaagtatcttttttaaatgttatattttcatgtgatcttgatgcctgaaatttTTTTCGAGAAAAAcgaaaaaatttacttccccccaaaaaagtgcttccctcttgattttatatatatatatatatatatatatatatatatatatatatatatataagaaaatatgaATTTACATAATAATTGATATGACCATGAAGGCCTTCATAAATATTTAATGGATGAAACTTGTTATGCTCGACCCATTTGACTCATTAGACCTATCTCTATTTATTGAGCTTTAGGAATTGATACCCATTAGACGTGTTCTTTCATGTATTGTATAGGACCCAATAGGTTGGAAGAAGACCCATTAGACCTTTTTTTAAAGTTTTTGTTTACAATGACAGTCCTAAACTTTATGAAGACCCAATTGACCTGAAAACTTGATCGAATTGACCCAAAATCTTGACCCTCAATTGCCAGGTATATGAAAAATACACAACATAAAGTAAAGATGGAATTACCACTTTCCCCTTTTGAATGAAGATTCCTTCGGTTAGCAATTCGTAGAGTTCCTTTTTCCGTTTAGAAGAGTAAAGTTTGGGGGTTTTGGACATATCAATTATTTCTCTATAGTTTCCAGGAAGTTGGGGTTCCCAAATTTCATCGTCTTCCTATACATTACATCAATTCAAAAAAATTAAAGTTAACCAAATTACTTGTACTAACCGAAACTTATCCCAACCACATGTCCAACATATGAGCCCATATGACATTTCACTTTGTAACCAATAGATTGAGAGAGTAACACATAAATGTATATTCATACATTATTTTCTTTCACTTATATTGCACCCAACTATACTCAACATATCATCGAAACGATTCTGTTTTCTGTTTCTTCCAGAATTTAACCATCAATTCACCGAGAGATATATTAACCAATTGCTTGATATTTAATCCCCATTAAATAAGATCTCCTACAAGTTATATCTTGATTTATATATTCTAAACACTAACCTGGAATTCCAATGCTTCCTTGAGTTGTTTCACTACCTCAGCTGCCTCTGGTCGCTCATCGACATCATCGCACAAACATCGATAGGCTATATCTACATATGTAGTGAATGAACGTGGCACAATTTGTTTCTTTAATCCCTCAAACACCATCTCGCCAAGTTTTCCTTCTAAGTAGTGCCTTTTAGCCAAAGGGACTAATAATTCACTGTGATCCTCATATCCCTCTACCCAAGCCAGTCTTCCGCATAATATCTCGAATAAAATCACACCTAAGGAATATATAACAGATTTTTCTGTTAACGAACCCCGTTTGGCATACTCTGGGTCAAGGTAGCAGTTAGCATCATCGCTGAAAGGTTCCGTGTCCAACTTTAATGAATCTAATAACGACATCTCCAAAACAGAAATTTTTGCCTTCCAATCatcttttgtttttatttttactttggagGCAGCCTTCCAATCGACATTGAATAGAATGCTGCTGCTTTTGATGTCCCTAAGTGCAACCTTCTTTAGTGTTACGTCACGCTTGTGAAAGAACTCTAATCCGCTTGCAACGTCAATGCAGATTTCAAGGCGTTTCATCCAGTTAAGACTGGTATCACTCAAATACTTATCAAGACTACTATTAGGCACATCCTGGTAAACAACAatggtctcattcattttgttaCAGTAGCCTACAAGACCAATGATATTCTCATGCTTACACTTGAGAAGAATATCAAGTTCCGTCCTAAACTGACGATCTCCTTGCCCATATTTGCTATTCCACCGCTTTGCAACAATGGCTGTATGTACATTATCACTATCATTAGCATTAGCATCAGTAAGTGGAAGTTGTCCCTTGTATGCCTCCCAGTCTCTTCCATTTCTAACACAATTCTCTTGACTGAAGTTTTTTGTTGCAAATTTGATATCTTCAAGTGGAATTTGGAGGTTATTTATGAGGTTTTCCTGCAATAATGAGAGTTCCAGTCAACTTcaaaactaaaataataatatttgaaattctgaataaataaataaaaaaaatcgttAAGCAAACATATTTGATGTTATTCTGTCAATCCATAAATACATTTCAATGTTCAATAATAAATCAAACAAATGTTAAATTTTCCGAATCAAATTACTCTATTTTCTGCCTTATACCTAGACGTGGGGCCCAAAACAGTTGGTTGAAGTGGAAGACAAAATATATTTCATTCATCTCTTGGATAATACAACTTAACTTTAAGAACTAACCAAGCCAATCAAAATCAACCAATAGAATGAGTAAAGTTGATTGGTTAAACTCAACACTTATTAATCCTAAGAGACCGAAATGACttgcctaatttttttttttttttttttttgaaaagcaagataattttattgataaggaaATGATACAAAGAGAATTACAACATGAGTAACACTAATTTGAGCGAAACTCGAGGACCTATACTAGATATAAAGTAAGAGACTAACAAGATGTAGAATACCCTGATTTCGGAGCAGTATTATCGAACTTAACATCAATCACCATTACCCTCATCATCTACTAATACATTAAAAAGATTGTTTGTTTCAATTCTATCTTTGGAATATGTCTTATTATTACCTTCACCATTAATGCCCTTCCCTTTATCTCTTTTCCTTAAAACATTATGATTTCGATTTTTCTGGGACTCCACATTCCAATCTGTTTCCTCCACAGCAATATTGtctttaataccataattattcttaactgcattttgcttgataccttttgcttctgttgactgccattgacttttattattatcaaaattcaacttatgaaatacccttcctttcttaccaacaactttagagccgtcctcaacacactggttatttaaatcaactgtttcaccatcattgttgattttcaaagcgtcttttaacacttgtgcagatacttcatcttctgttttaggcctaattttacaagtattaaaaGAGTGCCCAAACACTTTGCAATGAGTGCATAAAGGCGGTTTCCATTGATAAATCACCTCAAGTTTACCCACTTTGGCTGGAAAAGAACCAATCACAGGATAGGAAAATTCGACAAAGCTAGGAAGGTCATCAGCTGCATTGACTTCAGTCAAAACTCTAGCAAAACCTAGTCTTCCACTTTTACTCAAACATCTCTCTGAAGTAACTTTGTCCATCAACATAGGCCTACCAATACCACTAACAAGTTTACCTATACTTCTGCCACTCCATAGTTCAATAGGTATATTGTGAATGCAAATCAAAATTGGAACTTTTTCAGGTTCAATTTTTTCAAGCCAAACCCCAGGTTCCCACTGATTCACGAAAAAAGGAACATTATTAACTAACCATGGACCACTCTCAAGAACCTCCTTCATACCCTTTTCATTTTTAAAATTGCATAAATAAAATCCTGCAGCTGTTTTGACGATTTCTTTAAGGTCATACCTCCGCCACATTCTCCTTAGATGGGCATTAACAACCCTATAATCCATAGAAGTTCCAATAAAATACCCATATAATTGAAGAGAGAATGCACTACCGCCCTTCTTAACCTCCTCAGCGGAGAAAACTACTCTCTTTTGACCATTAGACATTAAAACAGGAGGAATGAACTCCATTTTTAATTCTTCTTCATCTTTGTTTTGTTTTAAGAAGTCAGCAAAAGTGATGTTTGGATTTACCCATGCTCTTggggttttagtatttgtattgccTTGCCCATCACTAGTCTCAACCCCTTCCATTGTTGTAGATTTAATCCCAGAAACAACATTATCTTTATCACCGCTATTATTATCCTGCGTATTCATTAATGTTACATTGCCACCCAATGTAAATTGGGAGAAATCATCAGGAACAACAATTGACTCTGTAATACCATCATTCTTAAATAACTTAACAGCATTCTCAGCAGCAGCCACTAGGTTTACATCAACCTCATTATAACTACCATCTTTTGAACTCTTAAAGAATACAACAGGACTAGCAGAAACAGTCGGTTTAGCAACAGCAATTGTTTCACCAATAGATTTAGCAATAATATCATCGTTACTAACTACAATATCATCAATAGAATGATCAGTTACAGCAGAATTCTTACCATACCCACATTTCTTCCTGTTACCCTTGCGTTTTTTAATTACTTCAGGGAGTATTTTTTCATTAGCAGGAATAGAAGAATCACCAGCATAAGGAACAAATTGAGCACTTTTCTTTTCTTTAAACGGACCATCCCCAACATCAATCAGCTGGTTCACTTTACCCTTCCTCTTTCTAGAACTATAGGTTTTCAGAATCATCCCCTCTGAATCACGATTATCCTTCCCAGGTTGATCAATTGGCACATCTCCCTCGTTCTTATTTGGCTGATCAACTTCATCTACCATCAGATTGGAACGTACGACATCATCCATAATCTGAGATGAACGATCCCCATCAGAATCAGATGAAGACACTTCTCCACTTTTAGAAGCCGCATCCGCTGTTCCACGACTAACCGATCGGTTTCGCAAAACCCTAGTAGCAGTCGCCGTTATATCTTGGTACTTTTTCTTCTTCTTGGACACCATGATACACCCAGATCAGCTTCTATGAAGTGGCAATAGCAGCAGATAGCAATAGCAGCAGATAGCAGGTATCTCAGAACTATAACTCAAATTTGAAAGCAACAATTCAGACCAATACTCACCAGGGTTTTGGTCGGAGATCCAAGACAGTCGTACTGAAAGAAAACGGCAGCGAACGGCGGTGAAACAGATGCTTACGCGCCGGCGCGTGGAATACTGGCAGCGGAATTCGGCGGCGCGTGGGATGACAGTGGTGGTCGGAACAGCGTGAAAATTTCAGGGTTTGCAATTCGAGTATGTCTGATTCGATTGGCGGGGGTGGTGAGATGcaaaaatcaaaagaaaaaaaCTAAATAATCGAGTGGTGGGAGGCGGTGAACAGTGGGCAGATGCCCTTTTAGGAGAGAGAGAAATTCGACTTGCCTAATTTATAAGTTCTATATTCATTACTAAGAGGATGAAGTGAAATACATATAGGCTTATGTTTTCTAAATGTACATGCAATATAACTATACCTTTCTAAGTTCTTAAATGTTCCTTATATCATCATTTATTGTTTAAGTTTTTTGAAGAGGTCAATAAATCAACATATTCATAAGGTCGATATAGGTTTGAAGGTGTGTGTTAAATTGAATAACAATCTAAGTATGATTTGTTTAGTATGTTCTAAATTCTAGGTTAAGATGTGCAGGGACTATGGAGTCATTTTTGTCAAAGTTAAAGTTGTGGCTAAAGTGTAAAAGATGATTCTTTGGTGCTGCTGGTGAAAAGAAGAAAAGAGAACATGAGGGGCTTGGATgcaattttaatttatatattaagttATTTTTGTTTAATTTATTTATTCATTCAGTTCTGTATCGTTCGGTATCTCTCTCAGTTTTAGGGTTTTCCGTTCGATTGTTTTGTGAGTGATAACAAGATCGAACTGTATTGATCTTGTTAAGAGTGAATCTTTGTATACTGTGTGAACTGGATCATCTGTTTTTTCTTGTTTTTTTTGTTTGATTAACCTCTTGTGATTAGAGGTTTTACCTTATGTGATTGAAGGATTATATCTTTTGATTCTTCTTCTGATttgttcatggtatcagagcggcaAGGTTGATTTCGTTCGATCTAGTGATTCATTGTTGTCTAATTTTCAGATCTgaaaattagggtttctgttcttcAATCGTTTCTTTCAAGATTGGTTGAAAGTTTTACTGTTATTAATGTGTTTGGGTTCGACAACGACTTGTGGATTTTGTTTTTGGGTCAATTTTGCTGATCAGAAGGTTTTTGGTGAGAAACCCTAATTTTGTAAATTAGGGTTTGTTCGTCTTTGATCTTCTTGTTCTTCCGCTGCAGATTTATCTTCAAAGGGGAGTCTCGTGTTTATTCGTGTTTTTTGTTTTACCCTGACTAGATCTCTACGCCCAACTCTTGATCTAGATCATTTGAGATCTATGAAAACCTGATCAAGCGTAGATTGATCTTGACCAATATTACTGTTAATCATCTCTACAGGTTGCCTGGCTAGTAGCCAGTCTATTGTGGTTTGATTTCTTTCCTTACATGTGTCTGAACCCTGGATTTGTTGGGGTTTTGTGTGCTATTATATGTTTAGAACTGTATGTTTAAAGATCTGTGTTCTTTGCATGCTAATTGATTTTCTGTTTCTTTACATCTTGTTTTTCTTAAAATATTTTGTTATTGCATGATTATTTTTATTGTGTGTCTAaatttgtttgatattgtgtgattatTGTTTTCTTTAATTGATTATTTGATCTCTTCTTGTTACTGTAATCATGTCTGATGATAGTTCTGTTAGTTCTGCTAGTATCACTATATTTAGTAAACTTGAATTTAATGATCCTTTATATATGCATCCTAGTGACACATCTGGTGCTTCATTAATCACACAAAAACTAAAAGGAACAAAAAATTATAATGTGTGGTCATGTGCTATGAAACTTGCTTTatagactaaaaataaataaactagGTTTTATTAATGGTACATGTGTTAGATATGAGTATGAAGATGATGAAGTGTTATTAGGTCAATGGGATAGACGTAATTCTGTTGTTCTTACTTGGAttttaatgtcattatatgtaGATGTGTACAATGGTCAAATTTTCTCTAAAACTGCTGAATCTGTTTGGAATGATAAAGTTGATACTTCTGTAACTTTTAATCTATATCAAAAAATCAATTCATGTAGTCAATCTGGTCGGTCCTtatctaattattatcataaatttaATGCTATGTGGAGACAATTTGATGATATTGTAAAAATTGATGATATAGTGTCTGCTAATAAATCTTTCCAAGAacattgtcaatttttaaaacttatgGTGTTTTTAATGGGATTAGATGATGTGTACACACCTATTAGAAGTTAAATTCTTACTAGTAACCGTGTGTCATCTGTTAAAGTTGCTTTTTCAATTATTTCTAGGGATGAATCATACAGAATGCATTTTAATCATACTCAAAATGTTAAAAATCAATCCACTACTTTTGTTAGTAAAACTGGTTTCAATAACTCTAATAACAGTGGTAATAACAGAAGAAAATATAGAAATTCACCCTTAAAATGCAGTAAATGTAACATGTTAGGGCATACAGTTGATAGAT
This genomic interval carries:
- the LOC139902720 gene encoding uncharacterized protein isoform X3, translating into MTEEDDEHTFTLNRGPNQDSFNTFSKVAYQCLAETQAKRPTLETLIEELHKALNFQGETTILSRFRHDDIVRATENFAEKYRVGFDTYNMENLINNLQIPLEDIKFATKNFSQENCVRNGRDWEAYKGQLPLTDANANDSDNVHTAIVAKRWNSKYGQGDRQFRTELDILLKCKHENIIGLVGYCNKMNETIVVYQDVPNSSLDKYLSDTSLNWMKRLEICIDVASGLEFFHKRDVTLKKVALRDIKSSSILFNVDWKAASKVKIKTKDDWKAKISVLEMSLLDSLKLDTEPFSDDANCYLDPEYAKRGSLTEKSVIYSLGVILFEILCGRLAWVEGYEDHSELLVPLAKRHYLEGKLGEMVFEGLKKQIVPRSFTTYVDIAYRCLCDDVDERPEAAEVVKQLKEALEFQEDDEIWEPQLPGNYREIIDMSKTPKLYSSKRKKELYELLTEGIFIQKGKVWLSLSSTGKVNVLISATTFSYGDHVSHKCRYTQQSITRSLCLHIHLQFPRVAKMMDISNLKIQIKIDTKVLSSDVTYGVRLVFKFCDPIIVSRKLTYVNLKYKMGDKTLHSYFATQRDDNSGWMTIELCHFLKQKQDTVFEVLLESFSRCYCESRSIYVQGIEFKAIDKVNRKENEKLKGVQQVLKSKLNINQRQSLSTDKKSEDNFDGEKSSSLSGENVKEHRMLSAKEFLYNTPGVKFLRFETSEESRFQDVTELLREQVLRIKYKIEIEKLSVYRICMLPCVQAFR
- the LOC139902720 gene encoding uncharacterized protein isoform X1, which translates into the protein MTEEDDEHTFTLNRGPNQDSFNTFSKVAYQCLAETQAKRPTLETLIEELHKALNFQGETTILSRFRHDDIVRATENFAEKYRVGFDTYNMVYKAELDQFESNSLTSIEPGNIGEELTKRIPVAIKLISDRKHGQEKEEFFAEIKLCTHYKHPNIASLLGFCDKGREMILVYEHGSNGSLNDYLRSNHDTRNKLTWKMRLKICLEIARGLDHLYTKMDNKQKIIHGDIKSANVLLFKKSEAKLEAEFEANIAYFGLFKLHLDDQDASTRVASDSIDTKVYRDPESKRTGKRGIESDVYTFGVVLFEIFCGKLAYDSGYIVENDKGLAPIAHRRFIEGTIKEMMDPMLSEETDVFSTNKGPNQDSLDTFLDIAYECLGETQAKRPKMETVIKELEKALDFPENLINNLQIPLEDIKFATKNFSQENCVRNGRDWEAYKGQLPLTDANANDSDNVHTAIVAKRWNSKYGQGDRQFRTELDILLKCKHENIIGLVGYCNKMNETIVVYQDVPNSSLDKYLSDTSLNWMKRLEICIDVASGLEFFHKRDVTLKKVALRDIKSSSILFNVDWKAASKVKIKTKDDWKAKISVLEMSLLDSLKLDTEPFSDDANCYLDPEYAKRGSLTEKSVIYSLGVILFEILCGRLAWVEGYEDHSELLVPLAKRHYLEGKLGEMVFEGLKKQIVPRSFTTYVDIAYRCLCDDVDERPEAAEVVKQLKEALEFQEDDEIWEPQLPGNYREIIDMSKTPKLYSSKRKKELYELLTEGIFIQKGKVWLSLSSTGKVNVLISATTFSYGDHVSHKCRYTQQSITRSLCLHIHLQFPRVAKMMDISNLKIQIKIDTKVLSSDVTYGVRLVFKFCDPIIVSRKLTYVNLKYKMGDKTLHSYFATQRDDNSGWMTIELCHFLKQKQDTVFEVLLESFSRCYCESRSIYVQGIEFKAIDKVNRKENEKLKGVQQVLKSKLNINQRQSLSTDKKSEDNFDGEKSSSLSGENVKEHRMLSAKEFLYNTPGVKFLRFETSEESRFQDVTELLREQVLRIKYKIEIEKLSVYRICMLPCVQAFR